From a region of the candidate division WOR-3 bacterium genome:
- a CDS encoding cytidine/deoxycytidylate deaminase family protein → MKRPSWHEYFMEITELVSKRATCLRRKVGAIIVRNKRILTTGYNGPPENIIHCEERGGCIREQLKIPSGERMELSRAIHAEQNAIIQAAKEGISIQNSTLYVTTHPCFTCAKMLINAGIKEIIYKEGYPDEFAKEILKEAGVKVIKFEDLLKEGS, encoded by the coding sequence ATGAAAAGACCTTCCTGGCATGAATACTTTATGGAAATAACAGAGTTGGTAAGTAAAAGAGCAACCTGCTTGAGGAGAAAAGTTGGAGCAATTATTGTTCGAAACAAACGTATTTTAACAACGGGTTATAATGGTCCTCCTGAGAATATAATTCATTGCGAAGAAAGAGGTGGATGTATAAGAGAGCAACTTAAGATCCCATCTGGAGAAAGGATGGAGCTTTCAAGAGCAATTCACGCCGAACAAAATGCAATAATTCAGGCGGCAAAAGAAGGAATATCAATACAAAATTCAACTCTATATGTGACAACTCATCCTTGTTTTACTTGTGCTAAAATGCTTATAAATGCAGGAATAAAAGAAATTATCTATAAAGAAGGCTATCCTGATGAATTTGCGAAAGAAATATTAAAAGAAGCAGGAGTAAAGGTCATTAAATTTGAAGATCTTTTAAAAGAAGGCTCTTAA